One stretch of Corallococcus soli DNA includes these proteins:
- a CDS encoding tRNA1(Val) (adenine(37)-N6)-methyltransferase, with product MRALTGTPQDWPRRVRLELQAGPGETLDAICGGEVQVLQRRAGYRFTLDPVLLAHFAVFEAGAHRGRLVDLGTGCGIIPLVLARRLGRTDITALELQPGLFSLAERNVYLNRSEGAVTLVQGDLRRVEEMFPASSFGHVLCNPPYRARTTGQRNLSLEKALARHELACELPDVVRAAAYLLVPRGGLCMVYPASRFGELVSVLRTVQLEPRTVRMVHPRADRPAKLVLLHAVKGGRADLTVLPSLVVHSEDEHAFTDEVSAMVG from the coding sequence GTGCGGGCGCTGACCGGAACCCCGCAGGACTGGCCCCGGCGCGTACGGCTGGAGTTGCAGGCGGGCCCCGGGGAGACGCTGGACGCCATCTGCGGGGGCGAGGTGCAGGTGCTCCAGCGCAGGGCGGGCTACCGCTTCACGTTGGACCCCGTGCTGCTGGCGCACTTCGCCGTCTTCGAGGCGGGCGCGCACCGGGGGAGGCTGGTGGACCTGGGCACCGGGTGCGGCATCATCCCGCTGGTGCTGGCGCGGCGGCTGGGGCGCACGGACATCACCGCGCTGGAGCTGCAGCCGGGGCTGTTCTCCCTGGCCGAGCGCAACGTGTACCTCAACCGCAGCGAGGGCGCCGTGACGCTGGTGCAGGGCGACCTGCGGCGGGTGGAGGAGATGTTCCCCGCGAGCAGCTTCGGCCACGTGCTGTGCAATCCGCCGTACCGCGCGCGCACGACGGGCCAGCGCAACCTGTCGCTGGAGAAGGCGCTGGCGCGGCATGAGCTGGCCTGCGAGCTGCCGGACGTGGTGCGGGCGGCGGCCTACCTGCTGGTGCCCCGGGGCGGGCTGTGCATGGTGTATCCGGCGTCGCGCTTCGGGGAGCTCGTGTCGGTGCTGCGCACGGTGCAACTGGAGCCGCGCACGGTGCGCATGGTGCATCCGCGCGCGGACCGGCCCGCGAAGCTGGTGCTGCTGCACGCGGTGAAGGGCGGCAGGGCGGACCTCACGGTGCTGCCCTCGCTCGTCGTCCACTCCGAGGACGAACACGCCTTCACCGATGAAGTCAGCGCGATGGTGGGCTGA
- a CDS encoding DUF6268 family outer membrane beta-barrel protein, whose amino-acid sequence MRVDIHRWVTLALVLFVAPALAQTQADRLYVGYGVAGGGTLDAGRTRVDTRRQLDLRVPLPPIVLGRTYLLPSLGYELKWLGAQVPPPGLSGEGDDELGRRYHRIQLGLTLVRPIVPRWMVIAGVMGSTRTDFRSSFDLALDTSWVAFAMVNHQLGVEPGFSVTFGVVALWPFDLLPVLPMASVNYRRGPWILEVGLPRSTLLHKLGDTVELGLVAGFEQQVLRTRFEPEARIPGAFYLRETLIRVAPTVNVHLGQDVWLSTAVGLTLINDFALLDRQRDNLNLPGLGAGPAPYARVVLGWRPPLGRPKARATR is encoded by the coding sequence ATGCGCGTGGACATCCACCGTTGGGTGACGCTTGCGCTGGTGCTCTTCGTCGCCCCGGCCCTGGCCCAGACGCAGGCGGACCGGCTCTATGTGGGGTACGGCGTCGCGGGGGGCGGCACGCTGGATGCCGGCCGGACCCGGGTGGACACGCGGCGGCAACTGGACCTGCGCGTTCCGCTGCCGCCCATCGTCCTGGGCCGCACGTACCTGTTGCCCTCGCTGGGCTACGAGCTGAAGTGGCTGGGCGCGCAGGTGCCGCCTCCGGGCCTCTCCGGGGAGGGCGACGACGAGCTGGGGCGGCGCTACCACCGCATCCAGTTGGGGCTGACGCTCGTCCGTCCCATCGTGCCTCGCTGGATGGTCATCGCCGGCGTGATGGGCAGCACCCGCACGGACTTCCGGTCCTCCTTCGACCTGGCCCTGGACACCTCGTGGGTGGCCTTCGCCATGGTCAACCATCAGCTGGGGGTGGAGCCCGGCTTCTCGGTGACGTTCGGCGTGGTGGCGCTGTGGCCCTTCGACCTGCTCCCCGTGCTGCCCATGGCCAGCGTGAACTACCGCCGGGGCCCCTGGATCCTGGAGGTGGGCCTGCCCAGGAGCACCCTGCTGCACAAGCTGGGTGACACCGTGGAGCTGGGGCTCGTGGCCGGCTTCGAGCAGCAGGTGCTCCGCACCCGCTTTGAGCCGGAGGCCCGGATTCCGGGCGCGTTCTACCTGCGCGAGACGCTCATCCGCGTCGCGCCCACCGTCAACGTCCACCTGGGCCAGGACGTGTGGCTGAGCACTGCGGTGGGCCTGACGCTGATCAACGACTTCGCGCTGCTGGACCGCCAGCGCGACAACCTGAACCTCCCCGGGCTTGGGGCAGGACCCGCCCCCTATGCCCGGGTGGTGCTCGGCTGGCGCCCCCCGCTCGGCCGTCCGAAGGCGCGCGCGACGCGCTGA
- a CDS encoding ABC transporter ATP-binding protein: MDLLVPAGSAFGLIGPNGAGKTTFIKSVLGIVRPTAGTVRVLGGSPEDPAIRARIGYLPERLHLPGTWKSPAFLATVARLKGLKPEPAALLRLLERVGLSDAVDRRIGGYSKGMRQRLGLAAALLGDPALLVLDEPTDGIDPMGRLEVRRILQEEVRRGVTLFLNSHLLAETERVCDRVAILADGRVLREGRLEDLGRGGARWRVRFAPGAEASALTAAGFTPSTEGMHVVDAADVTVLNAALDKARASGALLMELRREGADLEAVLLGAVGGPGVAA; encoded by the coding sequence ATGGACCTGCTCGTCCCGGCGGGCAGCGCGTTCGGGCTCATCGGGCCCAACGGCGCGGGCAAGACGACCTTCATCAAGAGCGTGCTCGGCATCGTGCGGCCCACCGCGGGCACGGTGCGCGTGCTGGGCGGCTCCCCGGAGGATCCCGCCATCCGCGCGCGCATCGGCTACCTGCCGGAGCGGCTGCACCTGCCGGGCACCTGGAAGTCCCCCGCGTTCCTGGCCACCGTGGCCCGGCTCAAGGGGCTGAAGCCGGAGCCCGCGGCGCTGCTGCGGCTGCTGGAGCGCGTGGGGCTTTCGGACGCGGTGGACCGCCGCATTGGCGGCTACTCCAAGGGCATGCGGCAGCGGCTGGGGCTGGCGGCGGCGCTCCTGGGGGACCCGGCGCTGCTGGTGCTGGACGAGCCCACGGACGGCATCGATCCCATGGGCCGGCTGGAGGTGCGCCGCATCCTCCAGGAGGAGGTGCGCCGGGGCGTGACGCTGTTCCTCAACTCGCACCTGCTGGCGGAGACCGAACGGGTGTGTGACAGGGTGGCCATCCTCGCGGACGGGCGCGTGCTGCGCGAGGGCCGGCTGGAGGACCTGGGGCGCGGCGGGGCGCGGTGGCGCGTGCGCTTCGCGCCCGGCGCGGAGGCCTCCGCGCTGACGGCCGCGGGCTTCACGCCTTCAACGGAAGGGATGCACGTGGTGGACGCGGCGGACGTGACGGTGCTCAACGCGGCGTTGGACAAGGCGCGCGCGTCCGGGGCGCTGCTGATGGAGCTGCGGCGCGAGGGCGCGGACCTGGAGGCGGTGTTGCTGGGCGCGGTGGGCGGCCCGGGGGTGGCGGCATGA
- the hemB gene encoding porphobilinogen synthase, translated as MAHPVHRPRRLRRSAALRDMVRETRLSPTDFIYPLFVVEGRDIRRPVSSMPGVFNLSVEHAVQEAKLAKSLGVPSVILFGIPDHKDAEGTQAYARDGIVQRAIREIKAAVPELQVIADVCLCEYTDHGHCGVLDGQHVANDATLPLLAQMAVSCAQAGADIVAPSDMMDGRIGAIRKALDEVKLTDTPIMAYSAKYASGFYGPFREAAQSTMKFGDRRGYQMDPGNVREALRETALDVEEGADFIMVKPALSYLDVIRALRENFDLPLAAYNVSGEYAMLKAAGQNGWLDYERVMLEVLTSIKRAGADLVITYHALEAAKLL; from the coding sequence ATGGCCCACCCCGTCCACCGCCCCCGCCGGCTGCGCCGCTCCGCGGCCCTCCGTGACATGGTCCGAGAGACGCGTCTCTCGCCCACGGACTTCATCTACCCGCTGTTCGTCGTCGAAGGCCGGGACATCCGCCGCCCCGTGTCCTCCATGCCGGGCGTCTTCAACCTGTCGGTGGAGCACGCCGTCCAGGAGGCGAAGCTCGCGAAGTCCCTGGGCGTGCCGTCCGTCATCCTCTTCGGCATCCCGGACCACAAGGACGCGGAAGGCACGCAGGCCTACGCGCGCGACGGCATCGTCCAGCGCGCCATCCGGGAGATCAAGGCGGCGGTGCCGGAGCTCCAGGTCATCGCGGACGTGTGCCTGTGCGAATACACCGACCACGGCCACTGCGGCGTGCTGGACGGTCAGCACGTGGCCAATGACGCCACGCTGCCCCTGCTCGCGCAGATGGCCGTCAGCTGCGCGCAGGCGGGCGCGGACATCGTCGCCCCGTCGGACATGATGGACGGCCGCATCGGCGCCATCCGCAAGGCGCTGGACGAGGTGAAGCTCACCGACACGCCCATCATGGCGTACTCGGCCAAGTACGCCTCCGGCTTCTACGGCCCCTTCCGGGAGGCCGCGCAGAGCACGATGAAGTTCGGCGACCGGCGCGGCTACCAGATGGACCCGGGCAACGTGCGCGAGGCCCTCCGGGAGACGGCGCTGGACGTGGAGGAGGGCGCCGACTTCATCATGGTGAAGCCCGCCCTGTCGTACCTGGACGTCATCCGCGCGCTGCGCGAGAACTTCGACCTCCCGCTCGCCGCGTACAACGTCTCCGGCGAGTACGCGATGCTCAAGGCCGCCGGCCAGAACGGGTGGCTGGACTACGAGCGCGTGATGTTGGAGGTCCTCACATCCATCAAGCGCGCCGGGGCCGACCTGGTCATCACCTACCACGCCCTGGAAGCGGCCAAACTCCTCTAG
- a CDS encoding D-alanine--D-alanine ligase family protein: MRIALTYNLRLSDTEEEAEFDTQETVNTLAGAIERLGHRLERFEVSGPASRTVARLEAYSPDLIFNTAEGRRGRFREAFYPALFDELGFAYTGSDAYALALTLDKQLTKLILSKHGIRTPGWQYVEKLSELAAESLHFPVIVKPNFEGSSKGITQDSVAETLEQAREKVARALEKYPAGVLVEEYIRGRDLTVPFLAAVDNDYDGVLAPVEYVIDPEVSAGRKYAIYDYDLKTRREKAVSVRAPADIPPKMAEDVRKMAQKIFQVLDCRDLGRLDFRLSDAGVPYFLEINALPSLEPGAGIYSAAELEGLHLDGVINSIIQSAAKRYKIRDSSRRQGKPARKSGPLRVGFAFNVKRVKPSATATGEAVEDSEAEYDSPNTLQAIREAIASWGHEVIDLEATAELPTVLSSTPLDIVFNIAEGFKGRNRESQVPAMLELLDIPYTGSDPATLSLALDKALAKKIVRQAGILTPNFQLMVTGKERLNKEFTSFPLIVKPVAEGSSKGVVTKSVCYSETELRDVVKEIAGKYQQPALIEEYIGGREFTVGLLGERRPRVLPPMEIVFLDKAEKNPVYSFQHKLDWTDRIRYDVPAKLEPSLLEKLRTAARNSFMALGCRDVARIDFRMDDKGRIYFIECNPLPGLTPGWSDLVLIAQGSGMDYRTLIGEIMAPAIRRYKEREARRAQTEHPPGPTPPLNKVVQRIEEQTAQANAAAAATAAAAAAAAPQPSGNGAAAPGEPQPGRPELKS; the protein is encoded by the coding sequence ATGCGCATCGCGCTGACGTACAACCTGCGGCTGTCGGACACGGAAGAAGAGGCGGAGTTCGACACGCAGGAGACGGTGAACACGCTGGCGGGGGCCATCGAGCGACTCGGGCACCGCCTGGAGCGCTTCGAGGTGAGCGGTCCCGCGTCGCGCACCGTGGCCCGCCTGGAGGCCTACAGCCCCGACCTCATCTTCAACACGGCCGAGGGCCGCCGGGGCCGCTTCCGCGAGGCGTTCTACCCCGCGCTCTTCGACGAGCTGGGGTTCGCGTACACGGGCTCGGACGCGTACGCGCTGGCGCTGACGCTGGACAAGCAGCTCACCAAGCTCATCCTCTCCAAGCACGGCATCCGCACGCCGGGCTGGCAGTACGTGGAGAAGCTCAGCGAGTTGGCGGCGGAGAGCCTGCACTTCCCCGTCATCGTGAAGCCCAACTTCGAAGGCTCCTCCAAGGGCATCACCCAGGACTCCGTCGCGGAGACGCTGGAGCAGGCGCGTGAGAAGGTGGCCAGGGCGCTGGAGAAGTACCCGGCGGGCGTGCTGGTGGAGGAGTACATCCGCGGGCGCGACCTCACGGTGCCGTTCCTGGCCGCGGTGGACAACGACTACGACGGCGTGCTCGCGCCGGTGGAGTACGTCATCGACCCGGAGGTCTCCGCCGGGCGCAAGTACGCCATCTACGACTATGACTTGAAGACGCGGCGCGAGAAGGCCGTCAGCGTGCGCGCCCCGGCGGACATCCCCCCGAAGATGGCGGAGGACGTGCGCAAGATGGCGCAGAAGATCTTCCAGGTGCTGGACTGCCGCGACCTGGGGCGCCTGGACTTCCGCCTCTCCGACGCGGGCGTGCCGTACTTCCTGGAGATCAACGCGCTGCCCAGCCTGGAGCCGGGCGCGGGCATCTACTCCGCGGCGGAGCTGGAGGGCCTGCACCTGGACGGGGTCATCAACTCCATCATCCAGAGCGCGGCCAAGCGCTACAAGATCCGCGACTCCTCGCGGCGCCAGGGCAAGCCCGCGCGCAAGTCGGGGCCGCTGCGGGTGGGCTTCGCCTTCAACGTGAAGCGCGTGAAGCCCAGCGCCACGGCCACGGGGGAGGCGGTGGAGGACAGCGAGGCGGAGTACGACTCGCCCAACACGCTCCAGGCCATCCGGGAGGCCATCGCGTCGTGGGGCCATGAGGTCATCGACCTGGAGGCCACGGCGGAGCTGCCCACGGTGCTCTCCAGCACGCCGTTGGACATCGTCTTCAACATCGCGGAGGGCTTCAAGGGACGCAATCGCGAGAGCCAGGTGCCCGCGATGCTGGAGCTGCTGGACATCCCGTACACCGGCTCCGACCCGGCGACGCTGTCGCTGGCGCTGGACAAGGCGCTGGCGAAGAAGATCGTCCGTCAGGCCGGCATCCTCACGCCCAACTTCCAGCTGATGGTCACGGGGAAGGAGCGGCTGAACAAGGAGTTCACCAGCTTCCCGCTCATCGTGAAGCCGGTGGCGGAGGGCAGCTCCAAGGGCGTCGTCACCAAGAGCGTCTGCTACTCCGAGACGGAGCTGCGCGACGTGGTGAAGGAGATCGCCGGCAAGTACCAGCAGCCCGCGCTGATTGAAGAGTACATCGGCGGCCGTGAGTTCACGGTGGGCCTGCTGGGCGAGCGCCGCCCGCGCGTGCTGCCGCCCATGGAGATCGTCTTCCTGGACAAGGCGGAGAAGAACCCCGTCTACAGCTTCCAGCACAAGCTGGATTGGACGGATCGCATCCGCTACGACGTGCCCGCGAAGCTGGAGCCGTCGCTCCTGGAGAAGCTGCGCACGGCGGCGCGCAACTCGTTCATGGCGCTGGGGTGCCGCGACGTGGCGCGCATCGACTTCCGCATGGATGACAAGGGGCGCATCTACTTCATCGAGTGCAACCCGCTGCCCGGCCTCACGCCCGGCTGGAGCGACCTGGTGCTCATCGCGCAGGGCTCCGGCATGGACTACCGGACGCTGATTGGCGAGATCATGGCGCCGGCCATCCGCCGCTACAAGGAGCGCGAGGCGCGCCGGGCCCAGACGGAGCACCCGCCCGGTCCCACGCCACCACTCAACAAGGTGGTCCAGCGCATCGAAGAGCAGACCGCGCAGGCCAACGCCGCCGCGGCGGCGACCGCTGCTGCTGCCGCCGCCGCCGCCCCCCAGCCGAGCGGCAATGGCGCCGCGGCGCCCGGCGAGCCGCAGCCCGGGCGCCCGGAGCTGAAGTCCTGA
- a CDS encoding carotenoid oxygenase family protein: MTTAMKQTTSSPAPGWHRAFRTLPRQHGYEPLRVEGQVPEGLRGSLYRVGPWTFEVHGQPYQHWFDGDGGMLGVRFGPEGVTGAARLLDTPGMVAERAAKAPRYGAYGTPTPLWHKLRNAQKNSANTSVMAWNGKLYALFEADKPVEVSMDDLSTVGESDLEGVVVGSFSAHPHRVPSRKTSYNFGIQYGRETTAELYALPDGGKARRMGAVTLPGATMVHDFIATDRYLVFFLAPLRLNIFRMLLRLGSYSDNLRWKPDAGTQVLVVPIDDVAHPVRIPAEAFYLWHFANAHEQGDTLVVDYVHYPDFTTNQWLGDLMRGGTELEARGRLHRAVVDVKAGTFRTERLSDVSCEFPRVAPGVVGRAHQTLYLGGHSTQEARRGLFDSVMRYDVGTGRMTQAVMGEGQYPSEPVFVARPGASAEDDGWLLTQVYDAKADASHVAVLDARRLEDGPVARCHFDHALPPTFHGGFAPA, translated from the coding sequence ATGACGACCGCGATGAAGCAGACGACGTCCTCCCCGGCTCCGGGCTGGCACCGGGCCTTCCGCACGCTTCCCCGCCAGCACGGCTACGAGCCGCTGCGGGTGGAGGGTCAGGTGCCCGAAGGGCTCCGGGGGTCGCTGTACCGGGTGGGGCCGTGGACGTTCGAGGTCCACGGCCAGCCCTACCAGCACTGGTTCGACGGGGACGGCGGGATGCTGGGCGTGCGCTTCGGGCCGGAGGGCGTGACGGGCGCCGCGCGGCTGCTGGACACGCCCGGCATGGTGGCCGAGCGCGCGGCGAAGGCCCCGCGCTACGGCGCCTACGGCACGCCCACGCCGCTGTGGCACAAGCTGCGCAATGCGCAGAAGAACTCCGCCAACACGTCGGTGATGGCGTGGAACGGCAAGCTGTACGCGCTCTTCGAGGCGGACAAGCCGGTGGAGGTGTCCATGGACGACCTGTCCACCGTGGGCGAGTCGGACCTGGAGGGCGTGGTGGTGGGCAGCTTCTCCGCGCACCCGCACCGCGTGCCGTCGCGCAAGACGTCCTACAACTTCGGCATCCAGTACGGCCGGGAGACGACGGCGGAATTGTACGCGCTGCCGGACGGGGGCAAGGCGCGGCGGATGGGCGCAGTGACGCTGCCGGGCGCGACGATGGTGCACGACTTCATCGCCACGGACCGCTACCTCGTCTTCTTCCTGGCGCCGCTGCGGCTCAACATCTTCCGCATGCTGCTGCGGCTGGGCTCGTACTCGGACAACCTGCGGTGGAAGCCGGACGCGGGCACGCAGGTGCTGGTGGTCCCCATCGACGACGTGGCGCACCCGGTGCGCATCCCCGCGGAGGCCTTCTACCTCTGGCACTTCGCCAACGCGCACGAGCAGGGCGACACGCTGGTGGTGGACTACGTGCACTACCCCGACTTCACGACGAACCAGTGGCTGGGGGACCTGATGCGCGGCGGCACCGAGTTGGAGGCCCGGGGGAGGCTGCACCGGGCCGTGGTGGACGTGAAGGCAGGCACCTTCCGCACCGAGCGCCTCTCGGACGTGAGCTGCGAGTTCCCCCGCGTGGCCCCCGGCGTGGTGGGCCGGGCGCACCAGACGCTCTATCTGGGCGGGCACTCCACCCAGGAGGCCCGGCGGGGGCTGTTCGATTCGGTGATGCGCTACGACGTGGGGACGGGCCGCATGACCCAGGCCGTGATGGGCGAGGGGCAGTACCCCTCCGAGCCTGTCTTCGTCGCCCGCCCCGGCGCCAGCGCGGAGGACGACGGCTGGCTGCTCACGCAGGTCTACGACGCGAAGGCGGACGCGTCCCACGTCGCGGTGCTGGACGCGCGGAGGCTGGAGGACGGGCCCGTGGCGCGGTGCCACTTCGACCACGCCCTGCCCCCCACCTTCCACGGTGGCTTCGCGCCCGCGTGA
- a CDS encoding TetR/AcrR family transcriptional regulator: protein MATRSKRTLKATPAEKPYHHGDLRQALVDAAVVLITEEGFGALSLREVARRAGVTHAAPYRHFADKEALLEAVAREGFRTMGREMRQRMDSAPDGPLEQLCAAGVAYVLFAVRHPPHFRVMFGPHFQHPLKPEAGPEAGPNAFTLLVDCIASGQAAGLLRGGDARALTLTAWSLVHGLASLFVDRQLEEAVQGLEAAEALAVVQTRLLITGLARTDADGNSDGR from the coding sequence GTGGCGACGCGGAGCAAGCGGACCTTGAAGGCGACGCCGGCGGAGAAGCCCTACCACCACGGGGACCTGCGCCAGGCGCTGGTGGACGCGGCGGTGGTGCTCATCACCGAGGAGGGCTTCGGGGCGCTGTCGCTCCGGGAGGTGGCCCGGCGGGCGGGCGTCACGCACGCGGCGCCCTACCGGCACTTCGCGGACAAGGAGGCGCTGCTGGAGGCGGTGGCGCGCGAGGGCTTCCGCACCATGGGGCGGGAGATGCGCCAGCGCATGGACTCCGCGCCGGACGGCCCGCTGGAGCAGCTGTGCGCCGCGGGCGTGGCCTACGTGCTCTTCGCGGTGCGCCACCCGCCGCACTTCCGGGTGATGTTCGGGCCGCACTTCCAGCACCCCCTGAAGCCGGAGGCGGGCCCGGAGGCAGGGCCGAATGCGTTCACGTTGCTGGTGGACTGCATCGCTTCCGGCCAGGCGGCGGGCCTGCTGCGGGGCGGGGATGCGCGGGCCCTGACGCTCACCGCGTGGTCGCTGGTGCATGGGCTCGCGTCGCTGTTCGTGGACCGGCAGTTGGAGGAGGCCGTCCAGGGGCTGGAGGCCGCGGAGGCGCTCGCCGTCGTACAGACGCGCCTGCTGATCACCGGCCTTGCGCGCACGGACGCGGACGGAAACAGCGACGGTCGGTAG